The Streptomyces tubercidicus DNA segment TACGGACCGACACGGTGTGGCCTGAACCCAAGCCGGCCGACAGCCGGACGCCCAGCAGCCAGGCTGTTGCGGGGACCTCCCCTGCCTGGGTCGTTACCGTCGCGCACTCCGACGGGCGCACCTGGCGGGTCAGCGTCGAACAGCGGGCCGATGGTGCTGCGGCGCCCGCTAGCTGTGGTGCGCCGCTCGGTCCACCGGCGCGTATGGCGGTTGTCTCCGTCACTGCTGCGACCGGCGTGCTTCACGGGACGCCCCGGGCTGCCAGTAGCTGATCTCGCAGACTTCCCCCGGCAGTCCGCGAGCGCTCCAGCAGCCTCCGCTTCCATCACACGTTCCCGGTGCAGGCCCTCGCGCATGCGGGACCGATGCCCACCTGGAACGTGGCTGCCCCTGCCACGTGGCGCCCGGCCCGCCTCACCAGAGTCGTCCGGCAGCGCGGGGCCATCCCAGGACCAGGTCAGACGGCAGGCGAAACGCACGGACAAACTCCGGCGAGCCCGTGCAGCCCCTCCGCGGCGGCCGAACGGCACGCCAGCCACCCCCTTCCACCGCTGCCGCCACACCTCGCAGCTATCACCCGCTGACCTCATTGAGCCCTCCCTGCTGCGCACCCGCCGCGCGCCTCCCCCTCGCCTTGGCGGCCCTGGCCACTCCCCACGCGAGGTCCTACCGGCTTCACGATGCGAGGCTAAGCGCGCACGCTCCGCACCCAAAAGGCCTGTGGATAACTTCTCGCGCGCTCCCCCAGCCTGCACACGGGTGCCTAACCAGCGCCTGCGCCAGAGAGTCAGTCGCCGGGCCAATGAGCGGGCCGATGACGACGCCGACATCGGCGCCTCCTGCTCACGGGGATCGCATGCAGGCCTGAGGCTGAAAGCCCAGAGCACGACGAGCCGACCCATGGCAGCCATGACTCGCGGCCAGCTTCCTCGTGCCAGCCGCTGACGACGTGGCATGGGCGATCGTCATGGCGTGCAGAATCTTGGTGTTCGCCTGGGGCTAGGCAACAACAGCGAAAGCACTCATGCCTCCCCGAGCTCGGAGGCGGCCGGTGTTGCATCCGAGTCGCCGCCCGGACACCCTCCGAATTCCCCTCAGCAGGTATTACCCAGCGACCGCCACCGCGCTTACTGTTCGTTCGTATGGGCGAAAGGGAAGAGTCGGTTCCACGCCCGAGCGGTGCAGAGCCCTCGGGTTCCGCACCGTTTCCCGCCGCGGCGCCGGTCTCCCGCACCACGACCGGCAAGCCTTACACGGGCAGCCGCTCGCACACAGCCGAAAGCCGACCGGCCGTCGAGGCCACGGCGCCGCCCAACCAAGAGTCGGCCGCCCCGACGCCGCGCCGCCCCCGGCCACGCCTGGGCTGGCCGCAGCGAGTGTTCTCCCAGGTCCTGATGGTGCAGCTGACCATCGCCGCCGGCGTCACGGCGCTGGCAACCGGCTTGTTCCTCGCCCCGCTCAGTGCGCAGCTCGACGACCAGGCGATGCGCCGCGCTCTCGCCATCGCACAGACCACCGCGGCTGAGACGCGCCTCGACGACGCCCTGGAGTCGTCCCGTCCGACGCGTCATGGGCCCGTGCAGAACGAGGCGGAGCGGATCCGCGCCGCTACCGGTGCCGAGTACGTGGTGATCATGGACAAGCGGGGTGTGCGCTGGTCCCACACCGACCCTGACGAGATTGGGCGCCACGTTTCGACCGACCCGAGCGCCGCGCTCTCCGGCCAGGACGTCATGCAGATCGACAAGGGCACCCTGGGCCGTTCCGCGCGCGGCAAGGTCCCGCTCCGCAACGAGAACGGCAAGGTTGTGGGCGCCGTCTCCGTCGGCATCGCGTACGAGAGCGTGCAGGAACGGCTGCTCTCCACCGTGCCCCAGCTGCTCGCCTACGCTGGCGGGGCACTAGCCGTGGGCGCCCTCGCCGCCTATCTCGTTTCCCGCCGCCTCCAGCGCCGTACCCACGACCTGGCGTTCTCCGACATCTCCGCGCTGCTCGCCGAGCGGGAGGCGATGCTGCACGGCATCCGGGAGGGGTTCCTCGCACTCGACAAATACGGGCGCATCCGTCTCATGAATGACGAGGCGCAGCGCCTCCTGGACCTCCGCGCCGACGACACCGGCCATTCCCTGGAATCGGCCCTACCACCAGGCCGCACCACCGACGTTCTGGCCGGTCGAGTTTCGGGTTCGGACCTGCTGGCCGTCAGTGGACAGCGGGTCCTGGTAGCGAACCGCATGCCGACTGATGACGGCGGTGCCGTGGTCACTCTGCGCGACCGCACCGAACTGGAGCGACTGGGCCGCGAACTGGACGGCACCCGCGGCCTTATTGATGCCCTCCGCGCCCAGGACCACGAGCACGCCAACCGGCTGCACACTCTGCTCGGCCTGCTCGAACTCGGGCTACACGAGGAGGCCGTGGAGTTTGTGACACAGGCCGTGGGCGTACATCGCGCGACCGCCGAGCAGGTCACCGAGCGCGTCCACGACCCACTGCTCGCCGCCCTCCTGGTGGGCAAGGCCACCGTCGCCACCGAGCGCGGCGTCTCCTTGAGCGTCTCCCCCAACACACACCTGCCCGACCGTCTGGTTGACCCACCCAGCCTGGTCACCATCCTGGGGAACCTCATCGACAACGCCCTGGATGCCACATCGGGCGCGCGCCACGCGCAACTGGAGGCGGAGATCCGCGCTGAGGGCCGGACCGCCGTCGTACGTGTCAGCGACAACGGGCCGGGCGTGCCCGAGGAACGTCGCGCGGAAATCTTCACCGAGGGATGGACGACCAAGGAACCTCCCGCCCACGGGCAGCGCGGCATCGGCCTGGCACTCGTGCGCCGACTCGCCGAGCGCTACGGAGGAAGCGCCGAGGTCGGTGAGCGCCCCGGCGGAGGTGCGGTATTTACCGTGACAGTCCCCGACGCGCTGTCCGATGACCTTCCCGAGCACCGTGAAGCACCCGCGCAGAAAGCAATCACGGACACCCGCATCACCAAACAGGCGACAGCGCACACCCGCCGCCCCGAAGACGCCACGGAGGCCGGCCGATGATCGAGGTACTGGTCGTGGACGACGATGTGCACGTCGCGAAGATCAATGCGGCATACGTCGCCAAAGTCGAGGGTTTTCGTGTCAGTTGCCTCGCGCACACCGCCGCAGAGGCCCTCACCGCCCTTGAGACACACCCCGTCGATCTGATCCTCCTGGACCACTACCTACCCGACAAGACTGGGCTTCAGTTGGTCGGCGACCTTCGACGTCGCGGCCTGCTCACCGACGTGATCATGGTGACTGCAGCTCGCGACATCGCCACCGTGCAGGCGGCAATGCGCCACGGCGCGCTTCAGTACCTGGTCAAGCCGTTCACCTTCGCCGGCCTTCGCTCCAAGTTGGAGGGTTACGCGGCGCTGC contains these protein-coding regions:
- a CDS encoding sensor histidine kinase, whose translation is MVQLTIAAGVTALATGLFLAPLSAQLDDQAMRRALAIAQTTAAETRLDDALESSRPTRHGPVQNEAERIRAATGAEYVVIMDKRGVRWSHTDPDEIGRHVSTDPSAALSGQDVMQIDKGTLGRSARGKVPLRNENGKVVGAVSVGIAYESVQERLLSTVPQLLAYAGGALAVGALAAYLVSRRLQRRTHDLAFSDISALLAEREAMLHGIREGFLALDKYGRIRLMNDEAQRLLDLRADDTGHSLESALPPGRTTDVLAGRVSGSDLLAVSGQRVLVANRMPTDDGGAVVTLRDRTELERLGRELDGTRGLIDALRAQDHEHANRLHTLLGLLELGLHEEAVEFVTQAVGVHRATAEQVTERVHDPLLAALLVGKATVATERGVSLSVSPNTHLPDRLVDPPSLVTILGNLIDNALDATSGARHAQLEAEIRAEGRTAVVRVSDNGPGVPEERRAEIFTEGWTTKEPPAHGQRGIGLALVRRLAERYGGSAEVGERPGGGAVFTVTVPDALSDDLPEHREAPAQKAITDTRITKQATAHTRRPEDATEAGR
- a CDS encoding DUF7342 family protein, which produces MIEVLVVDDDVHVAKINAAYVAKVEGFRVSCLAHTAAEALTALETHPVDLILLDHYLPDKTGLQLVGDLRRRGLLTDVIMVTAARDIATVQAAMRHGALQYLVKPFTFAGLRSKLEGYAALHRTFAGGGQAEQSEVDRIFGALGAANAGSAELPKGHSTATADRVRSVLRSADAPLSAQDVALHAGLSRQTAQRYLKLLERAGRVRLTLRYGETGRPEHRYEWV